From a single Sorghum bicolor cultivar BTx623 chromosome 5, Sorghum_bicolor_NCBIv3, whole genome shotgun sequence genomic region:
- the LOC8076746 gene encoding probable magnesium transporter NIPA3 isoform X2 translates to MWLSVLLDGYGGFSYLVEPLWWIGMISMIVGEIANFAAYAFAPAILVTPLGALSIIISAALAHAILQEKLHTFGILGCVLCVVGSITIVLHAPQERDIDSVKEVWDLATEPAFLCYAAIVVAAALVLIYFVVPHHGQTNIMVYIGVCSLLGSLTVMSVRALGIALKLTFSGTNQLFYPQTWAFALIVATCVSTQINYLNKALDTFNTAVVSPIYYVMFTSLTIIASVIMFKDWDHQNPTQIVTEMCGFMTILSGTFLLHKTKDMTDSPGQCLSTRRPKHASQSAFAIEVMPLKCQDSVDDETLTLSLPKVENGYLKEEQFLRYKDSSIV, encoded by the exons GATATGGAGGGTTTTCTTACTTAGTGGAGCCTCTTTGGTGGATAGGCATGATTTCGA TGATTGTAGGTGAAATTGCTAATTTTGCTGCTTATGCATTTGCTCCTGCTATTCTTGTCACTCCTCTTGGTGCACTCAGTATAATCATCAG CGCTGCACTTGCACATGCCATTCTACAGGAGAAACTGCACACGTTTGGTATACTTGGTTGTGTTCTCTGTGTTGTTGGATCCATCACAATTGTGCTCCATGCTCCACAAGAGCGTGACATTGATTCTGTAAAGGAAGTTTGGGATCTTGCAACTGAACCAG CTTTCCTTTGCTATGCGGCTATAGTAGTTGCAGCAGCCTTAGTGCTTATATATTTTGTTGTCCCCCATCATGGACAAACAAACATAATGGTGTACATTGGAGTGTGTTCTCTTCTGGGATCACTCACG GTTATGAGTGTAAGAGCTCTTGGAATTGCCTTGAAGCTAACATTCTCAGGAACAAACCAATTATTCTATCCTCAGACTTGGGCCTTTGCACTAATTGTAGCTACCTGCGTGAGCACCCAGATTAACTATCTAAATAAG GCATTGGATACATTTAATACAGCTGTAGTCTCACCGATATATTACGTGATGTTTACATCACTAACAATTATAGCCAGTGTGATAATGTTCAAG GATTGGGACCATCAAAATCCAACACAAATTGTTACAGAGATGTGTGGCTTCATGACTATCCTATCTGGGACGTTTCTTCTTCACAAGACAAAAGATATGACTGATA GtcctggacaatgtttgtccacACGACGGCCAAAGCATGCTAGTCAGAGTGCGTTTGCAATTGAAGTCATGCCACTAAAATGTCAAGATTCTGTAGATGATGAGACCTTGACGTTGTCACTTCCCAAGGTTGAAAATGGTTACCTAAAGGAAGAGCAGTTTCTTAGATACAAGGACTCAAGTATTGTCTGA
- the LOC8076746 gene encoding probable magnesium transporter NIPA3 isoform X3 — MISMIVGEIANFAAYAFAPAILVTPLGALSIIISAALAHAILQEKLHTFGILGCVLCVVGSITIVLHAPQERDIDSVKEVWDLATEPAFLCYAAIVVAAALVLIYFVVPHHGQTNIMVYIGVCSLLGSLTVMSVRALGIALKLTFSGTNQLFYPQTWAFALIVATCVSTQINYLNKALDTFNTAVVSPIYYVMFTSLTIIASVIMFKDWDHQNPTQIVTEMCGFMTILSGTFLLHKTKDMTDSPGQCLSTRRPKHASQSAFAIEVMPLKCQDSVDDETLTLSLPKVENGYLKEEQFLRYKDSSIV, encoded by the exons ATGATTTCGA TGATTGTAGGTGAAATTGCTAATTTTGCTGCTTATGCATTTGCTCCTGCTATTCTTGTCACTCCTCTTGGTGCACTCAGTATAATCATCAG CGCTGCACTTGCACATGCCATTCTACAGGAGAAACTGCACACGTTTGGTATACTTGGTTGTGTTCTCTGTGTTGTTGGATCCATCACAATTGTGCTCCATGCTCCACAAGAGCGTGACATTGATTCTGTAAAGGAAGTTTGGGATCTTGCAACTGAACCAG CTTTCCTTTGCTATGCGGCTATAGTAGTTGCAGCAGCCTTAGTGCTTATATATTTTGTTGTCCCCCATCATGGACAAACAAACATAATGGTGTACATTGGAGTGTGTTCTCTTCTGGGATCACTCACG GTTATGAGTGTAAGAGCTCTTGGAATTGCCTTGAAGCTAACATTCTCAGGAACAAACCAATTATTCTATCCTCAGACTTGGGCCTTTGCACTAATTGTAGCTACCTGCGTGAGCACCCAGATTAACTATCTAAATAAG GCATTGGATACATTTAATACAGCTGTAGTCTCACCGATATATTACGTGATGTTTACATCACTAACAATTATAGCCAGTGTGATAATGTTCAAG GATTGGGACCATCAAAATCCAACACAAATTGTTACAGAGATGTGTGGCTTCATGACTATCCTATCTGGGACGTTTCTTCTTCACAAGACAAAAGATATGACTGATA GtcctggacaatgtttgtccacACGACGGCCAAAGCATGCTAGTCAGAGTGCGTTTGCAATTGAAGTCATGCCACTAAAATGTCAAGATTCTGTAGATGATGAGACCTTGACGTTGTCACTTCCCAAGGTTGAAAATGGTTACCTAAAGGAAGAGCAGTTTCTTAGATACAAGGACTCAAGTATTGTCTGA